The Leptidea sinapis chromosome 37, ilLepSina1.1, whole genome shotgun sequence region acagcacagaggaggttttagtcggtatggggtgtccgcttacgcggacactcgagtccgacatattacgccccgttccggggcgtaaatacgtaacagtatttcctcctctcaaaaaaaaaaaaaaaaagctctgTTTCATTAGGTTTGGAAATATACCGCAATCCacacacttattgaaaattaaagctAAGTCTGTGGCTACAATTTCTATTACAGATTTCACTACGTTAACAGAGATTCCCCAGagatctttagttttcttaacgCTAATTAGTCTAAACGTTTAAATAATCTCTATGCGATCTAAatgcttaaatttaaagtttgtattacataaagatACGTTTTTCTGTAGCAGTATCATTGCAGATATAGGTGagtaatttagatattttgtcgtAGAGACCAGTATATcagtaaaaaacttttcaaatgtatctgcgatttcagaatctgtttttatgtttctgttaccaatctttaatttgaccaaattatttctcttattgGTTTTACCGATCTCCTCATTTATAGTTAtccaagttgtttttattttgtccttgctatttttaatctttaaacaGCAGCATTAAGCagcagttatttataatattaacacgcCACATACAACTAATTTCTTTTTCGATTACACATCTTCCATAgctttttcaaatatttcaaaatttgcaAGCGGCGGTCTATATAcacatacaattatttttttatctctaTTGCAGATATTTTCACTAAACGCTCAACAGATAATGCTTCGATGTCTTTACGATTTTTGCACTGAAAgatctatatatacatgaaaaagaattgaaagtattcaaaagtattaaaatttcatcatttttaatcctttttaatcaatatttttaaccagggctcagacacagagttcaataaaaatattgataaagcgatttttatacccttaatggaatattattccaaacatttttagttaaatgtctattatgtgaaaaaagatttcaatttttaagctattgcatagcttctatcgcaggccttgagcgtggagaccgaatccagaaattccgcaacgaaaataacctaacaccccacttactagatgtatatatatatttcgccacggtcattacagttgctgtggaacagcggttatcacgtaggtatgctttttgtgcagaaggtcccaggttcgagcctgaagtacgtcttgtttttttttattttttttatcacgtttttaaaatttttattattatttacatttctccGAATCCATTGCATGCATTGAATGCATTTTAATCATCGCACTTTACTGGAGTACCTACACtgaagaagggtcgaaaatacttggtacaaatggtaataaatttccacttattttggctggcgatttcaacatcaacttcgctgataaaaatcagagcggttgacaacttttctttcgaaaatattgaatttgaaaatgaataatgatccaTAAGAacccacaacaaaatatgggaccaccattgacgcggtattttccagatatttcctgggcgtcatcaatagagcacggcaatacttcaagccggcccacattctagagctctacaaagcgcaggtccggccacacatggagtattgctgtcatctctggtctggcgcaccccagtatcagctcgatccatttgaccgcgtgcaacgcagagcagctcgaattgtcgaggacccagtgctctgcgaacggctagatcacttggcgttgcgtagagacgtcgcttcattgtgtgtcttctaccgcatttatcacggggagtgttccgaatagctgtttaacctgattcctgccgccgaattccaccttcgcacgactcgccacaagttaagataataatatcatccccaccatctggatgtgtggcggtcctccacagtgcggttttcaaggagcttttttccgcgtactacaacgctgtggaatgagcttccttgtgcggtgtttccgggacgatacgacatgggtaccttaaaaaaaaaagtgcgtgcaccttccttcaaggccggcaacgctcttgtggaagtattcctctggtgatgcaagagaatgtgggcggcggtgatcacttaacaccaggtgacccgtacgctcgtttgtcctcctattccataaaataaaaaaaattagaagatatcaagtctgaaacttatgtttcttatttcagttaccataaacctatagtttcaatgataaatattcctgaataacctacatgtaatgtaagataataaaaatattttgaactatattaacttctcatttatttaataaaagaaaaaaaaaatgttttcttatcggtcaccacgctcaaaaagttgaacttgaattaatatcaaagaaaaaaaaaacaaaggaaaaaaaatactgcataaataaataattataattgcataagttgataaaaaataccgcggcagtccccgagtgccccacgttttttttttattcgttccACAAGGAACAGGCTAAGATCAGAGACCACGCTACCTAGTCATCAGttttatattacatagataAAAAGTTTCAcctttaccgtggtttcataaaaccacacaatttgACCTTTTCGTGGGGGAAGATACAAGCCCAAATGTCGTATACTTGTGCAAGTAtactatattagaaattaatactaaacagtcttagttaccaggtccTAAAATTCCAACTATTAAAAATGAAGTAGTAACATGACACAATGCCAGATTCTTCATTgacaatttgtttaaaattatgattgttGTCAACTGTCATGTGATAACCATAAGTTCTATGATTATAATTTAGAAAACTGAGTTTGTAGGTAGTGAAAACTGGTATTGTTTTCTTACTGATTTGTTTTAATATGACCTATAAACGTAAGAAATACCATCACGGTGATACACATTTAAAGAAAAGGTGGAGAGTGCGTAATCGAAAGAAGGACTTGGACCAAATTGATGGAGATCTAAAAGAAGGTACAACTCTCACACTGCACTGTTTGTGTTTGTCACGTGGACATATTTGACATTTAGATTTAAGGTTAAATGtcgaaatatataatatattttatgtacctaTTACAGAAAAAGCTGAAATACTTCTAAATCAAGAAGTAGATTTGGATTTACCTGGTGCAGCTCAACACTACTGCTTACATTGTGCGCGTTATTTTATTGATGAGCAAGCACTAAAAGAgcattttaaaacaaaagttcATAAGCGAAGATTAAAGGCTCTTGAATTAGAGCCTTATACTATAGAGGAGTCTGAGAGGGCTGCTGGTTTTGGTAACTTCAAATTACCGAGTAAAAGAAAAATCGTCACTCAAAATACACAGATTGTTGATAAAGATGGTGACGTTATAATTGAAGAGGATACTGTAcctaaaaagaagaaaattgaTGAAAATGCTACTTAAAAGTATAACTGGTTtgtcaaaacatttttttgtatcAAAGAAGTCAGTAAGATGTTccactttatttataaatggaCCAAAGGCTACAGACAACTATGTTTTTTTGATACCATATATTGATTTAACAAAAGTTTCCAGTGATAGAGAACTATTACAAGATATGCTAAGCAAAAGACAATCatcatatgatttaaacaagtTGGAAGAACTCTGGAATGTCTACCAAGACTTAAAAAATAATGGgcataaatatgaaaatatgaaagacaaaatATCAAAGCAACTCAGTGAATTGTATAAAACCCAACCAGATAGTAAGGATATTGATAAACTTAAGATGCAAATTGgtttaataaaagataatttaaaaatattaaaatcaccattGTGGTCAGCAGAAGAGGCAGCAATGCTACAATATTTAGAGTTACCTAATCTTTTACATAATCTAACACCATCAACGGAACCAGTATTAATTTATCAGCATCTAAAACcagacatcaaaaataaaagtCACATTGACATAGGTGAAAAGTTGAATTTACTCAAATAcacaaacaatttaaattattatctgaAAGGTGATGCAGCAGTATTTGAATTAggatcacaatttttttttagtaaagttTTGAGAAACCATAATTTCACACAATTTTCAAATACTGATTTTGTAAAGAGCCTTATTGTTGAAGGCTGTGGCACAGATCCCACAGATCCTAAGTCCTGTTTAACATTACAAAACAGTGGTGATGAAGGTGGTACTGACATGAGGTTGCATTTAACAGGAGCTTCATCACTTTTTTCCTTCTTTGCTTACCATGCTAAAAATCTATCACTGGTACAAAGCCTTCCTTTAAGGTATTTTTCTGTTGGAAGACAGTACATTCCCACCCCTGAAAAACAAAGTCTGCATAGTGTTGTGCAAAGTACTTGTGTGCAAACTTTTGAAGCCACAATGGATAGTGAGCAACTTGATACATCACTTAGTGAAACTATTAAACTTGTTATAGATTTATATagtacattaaattttaattttcgaTTATGTTATGTCCCAGCTCATAAATTACAAATGTGGGAATCATTGAGACTGGCTATAGAAATGTATTCAGTTTCATTACAGAGTTTTGTGGAAGTTGGACATATATCTGTGAGTGGAGATTTTATAAGTAAAAGATTATTGTTTACATATATGGAGAAAAAAGACCAAAAGTTTCCACATATACTATCAGGTACTATATTAAATGTACCAAAGTTGTTAGCCTGCGTTTTGGAACAGGATAAAGAGTTTGTGATACCTTCACAGTTTACTGTTCATAACTGGACATaatgtttatatgtaaataaaagatAAGACCTTTGACCTTtgccttatttaaataaacataagatTTATCTGATTAATCCattgacataaaataaacacttataaaatttgaatgaatgatgttggactcgaacccacaacttctggcgttccatgccggtactcttaccaactgagctaacatcttgttataaaatcttgtttgctttgttcaactctcaggttgtggcttcatctacaggatctactttacagttgataacctgctcaaccccaatatttgcatattaggaaattgacttgagatgtcgctcttgtcattctaaaatatgttatgtttttaaagtgataaccctcacttctgggattaatacacaaaataaaataactatattcaattatgctcaaaaattgtctgaagcaaaactgcCAATGTGTCTATCGGGTAGAGAAAACTGCCAGTTCAGTTGTATTTCCACCGCTCTTCTCAAAGACAGTGTTGAGTGGAAAACagtccaaattttttttttatatataagagggcgcaaacgggcaagaggctcacgggatggggagaggtgaggcaaccgcccatggacatccgcaacatcaagtgtgtcaagaaatgcgttgccggcctttaaggaaaggccggcaacgcttttttcttgaaggtccttaagtcgtatctgttcgggaaaaccgcagccggtaattgattccacaaagtggctgtgcaagaaatttctaacgaaacgcgcggttgtggaatgccagacgtatATGTGGTGCCGGTGGTACTTTGTACGTAGTGTCTGGTGGTGAAAtttggccgctggaatcaacccgaacagctcctctgagcattccctgtgataaatgcggtagaagatgcagagagaacccacatctctatgcaatgccaaagaatcaagccgatcggagatgacgtgatggtcgatgattcgaaccgctcttcgttgtgATAACAGCATATCTAAACATAAAAAGCATGCagtgtcgtatttcagataAGTGCcccattaaattaacaaaattgtagtacaaacttgacttttttaataattttggtagAGTTCTTGCCTCGTATTCCCGTACGTCTCGCGCGTGACGTAGTGTTACTACTTCTAATGAGAATAGACTGAACggaatttaaaataagttaggTTAGtaacgcagggcgatctgtgcataattttgcattggcgtcgGGTTTGTCCCAATCAGttgtcgccaacgcggctcgcAGATGTGGATAACCACATGCCATCCTTATTAGATCCTCTGCTAACTATAGgtacatcccgatagttaccaggtctctgtcgacgcaaggagctttcttccacgtactacacagctgtggaataagcttccgagacgatacgacatgagtaccttcaaaaaaagcgcgtgcaccttccttaaaggccggcaacgctcctgtgattcctctggtgttgcatgagattgtgggcggcggtgatcacttaacaccaggtgacccgcacgctcgtttgccctccttcttccataaaaaaaaacaaacccaAAAAATGTGAACATTACTATGATCTCAAAATCTCACTTGGCcggttaataaatataatttacattcaaataaaataacaaaacaaacatcaaaatatattttaatcaaagaGCAATATCAATTACGATTTCTAAGCAGTTGAATTGTTCTAATGCAATTTATAACGTCAGTTccaaattacaatttacattcaTAATTGGTTTTAATCCAATTTGGTTTGCTTGTGTCAATAGGAGGCTCCATTGTTGATTCAATTATATTGACATGACCAGACTTTGTAACAAGCAGTAAAGTGTGTGTTCTGTAAAGATATACACAATTCGTTTAAAACAGATTTATGATATGAagtacttattatataattcaCCCGCATCACGCTGACGTATAGCATTCTACAACGGCGCGTTTTCCGAGAAACTTCTTCTCTTTCATCTCTCAAAACGCATCTCTTggcccctggtgttgcggatgtccatgagcggttCACTCACCAAttccaaattaattattatataatttacaaagGTAAATAGGTATAGGtaatttaaaggccggcaacgctcctgtgattctggtgttgcatgagaatgtgggcggcagtgatcacttaacaccaggtggtgTACACTCCGTTCAGGTGGACAaactcctttttccataaaaaaagtaattcgGTACTTTTGTAaggaaacaaatttttatttgcatagcggccattttatattttaatttaattgtaggTATTACATCATTATTTATGAGATTCACACCTCTAACAGATAGGGACGAATTTTGGCAGAGACATTGAGCACTGCTTACTTACAATAACGGTTAAGTCACAAACACTAGATACACTAGAATATTCTTAATGATTCTTAATTCTCATTGATTGATCTCATTGATACTCGTAATAATTCCAATGTGTGGTGTGTTCCGAGTAGGTAGGTTATTATAATCATTATTCATTGAGTTCCTCCCAACATAACTTAGAGACTAGGTCTCGCAATAAATTTGGTAACGCACAATTACAACGGTCGATAATAAAAGAAGTAGGAAAGAAACTAAGATgagattagaaaaataatttacctTGTTCCATATCTGATTTTTGGAATGGCAACAAAGATGGAACTAAACAACTCATAGCTATCGGGTTTGGCTAGTTCGAGGACCTCATCAGGCAAATgtctgcaaaaaatattttgtgttttattcaaTACATACCTGACTTTGGCTTATACCAATACACATGCGGATTATAGTAGGCCCTCactcaaatatttttctgtGCCCTTTACTAATGAACATGTAATTTCAAGTTCTTACTTTTCTCTACATTTCAAAATGTTAAACAGTTCTTCAGTCAACTGGTCCCTTTGTTCTTCTTTAGAAAATCGTTCACAAACATTTTGAAACATCTTCAAACCACCTTTAACTTTTGTTAGGCATGTACCAGGAACAGTGTTGGAGAATCCCACATACTTTTCATTCCATGTATCTAGCCTATTTGTAACATTGTTGTATGTTTGAATTACTGGGGTAAGATTTCTGAAAATCATAATACAATTTCTTATAATCTACATTACATTGTAAATTGACTCACATTTATGCATGCTAACAGCATTGACTTACTCCACTCTTCTTAAAGAGAATTGGCACAAATCAATGTCACTTGGATGTATGAGAAAGCAATGGAGATTCCATTAATCCATTGGGCTCTGTTTTGAGTTGTTGATCCTATTTTTGAAAACTACCTCCTACATGCAAACCTATAATAAACTAGGCATAGTATATATATCTTGATTTTTACACAAGAcactcaaataataattatgcataGCTTACCCATCAAAGGTTACAGACACCAAGATAAACTGGTTACAATTCTGTGAATAATCATTTAtatcttcaataaatttatctGCTGATATGTCGGTCATGATATATTCTTTTAACACCTTGCCTCTacctagaatataatatataaaatcacaCAAGTCTTAGTGGTCCCTCATAACTTagtaagaagaagaagagtTCACTTACATAACTGAACTCATCTTTAACACAAGTAAATACATAAGTAAAAGATGAGTTTATATTTTCTAGGTGAGTGTATTACATATAAACTGTGGTTCATGAGCTggtataatatacttactggTTTCAGTTGTTTTAGCAGTCCCTGGAATATTTAGCATTGCTCCAaactttttatatgatttaGAAAATGCTAGCCAAGTCCCTTGACATGGTGCTGCTAAATCTATACCTAAGATCAAATAATGCACATCagatataaaatcaaaaatacctACATGTCAAGAAACACCATAAGGAAATACAAAGATAGATTATGTATGGAGTAAAGCTGAATGAACAGAAGCAGAACCTGGACCTTGACTTGGAAAGTGATGTGCAACCTGTAAGTCTTTGAGATTTTGTGCTGATTAGATGTATGAAAATAATAAGATGGACTTTAATGGATACAAAGGTTTCACAAAGAAGAAATGAGAGAAGCAAGACAACCACTGCAGAAATACACAGATATGacagatttataaaaaaaaatcattgaaagAAAAACAGGCAGAGGGAGACAACTGATAAGTTCATATCAAGAAGAGAATAAATGTCAATGTGTATAAGGTCAATAAGGTGtttcattgaaattataaaaagtgGTATGTACTTATATCAGAAAATACATTACCTCCATATGTATTGTGGTCTTTATCCCATGGGCCCATTCTTTGTGATGGACGATCATAATATTCATCTCTATTACTAGCTAATATGAGACTGTAATCACTGTTTGAATCAAGTGACCCattgtacataaatattatgcacattttgtaagaaattattatcaataattcCAGATGGACTTTAGGTTAAGATAAAGATATCATTATATCTAACTTGGCAACAATTAGACAATACCTGCTAGTTGTTAACTctgtttatttatgtataagtaCTATGTTTcaaaagtgaaataaatattatcttctGGGGCATTTCCATCTGTTTTCCAACCGcgcaaaataattctaaagcaCTGCCTTtctaagtttaatttttttaatattattaaagataaaacTGCAACTGTGTAGTTAAATGTTATGTGCCTAATGAACTTATGAAGTAATGAGATACGACTTATGTACCTACAGTCGCTTGTTTTGTATTGTACCaaatcttgataccaacataatcaacTAATGACGTACCTAATATAAGAGCtgccaatattatattatttatttatatgtgtatatatatatatatatatatataatataaggccggcaacgctcttgtgattcctctggtgttgcaagagaatgtgggcggcggtgatcacttaacaccaggtgacccgtacgctcgtttgtcctcctattccataaaaatatatatatatatatatatatatatatatatatatatataattaagtatatatatatatatatatatacttaatttatacatattatttaaaccaAAACTAA contains the following coding sequences:
- the LOC126975780 gene encoding transport and Golgi organization protein 2, which translates into the protein MLNIPGTAKTTETSRGKVLKEYIMTDISADKFIEDINDYSQNCNQFILVSVTFDGNLTPVIQTYNNVTNRLDTWNEKYVGFSNTVPGTCLTKVKGGLKMFQNVCERFSKEEQRDQLTEELFNILKCREKHLPDEVLELAKPDSYELFSSIFVAIPKIRYGTRTHTLLLVTKSGHVNIIESTMEPPIDTSKPNWIKTNYECKL
- the LOC126975786 gene encoding zinc finger protein 593 homolog, giving the protein MTYKRKKYHHGDTHLKKRWRVRNRKKDLDQIDGDLKEEKAEILLNQEVDLDLPGAAQHYCLHCARYFIDEQALKEHFKTKVHKRRLKALELEPYTIEESERAAGFGNFKLPSKRKIVTQNTQIVDKDGDVIIEEDTVPKKKKIDENAT